Genomic segment of Streptomyces zhihengii:
AGGATGGCGGTCGACAGACGAACCCACTCCTTGTGGCTGGCGGTGCTGGTGGACGGCGGCGCACGGCCCGGGACCCCGGGCGGCGGCGCGTCGGCAGAGGCTATCGGATCCGTAAGTGCGGGAATTCATCGGCCGTTCATGCCGCCGAGACCCGCGGGCTCATCATTGTCGATGATCACCCCGGGCTCCAAACCTGGGTCCCGGGCCGCCTCCTCACCGGCGGGCGCCGCGGGTCGCCCGGCCGGCCGCACCCTTCCTGACCTGCATGCATTTCCGCAGGTCAGAGCACATGACAACGGTGTTCAGTGCCGTGTTGACCATACCCCCCACCCGTAGTTCACTGAGGCGGGAGGGACACGGGTGTGATCCCTGACGGCACGGACAACGGGAGGCGTTCCATGGGGGCAGGGCACGATCACGGGCACACGCACGGCGGCCCGCCTCCCACCGGCACTGCGGCGGCGGCCCACCGGGGCCGGCTGCGGATCGCGCTCACCATCACCCTCGGTGTGATGGTGGTCGAGATCGTCGGCGGTGTGCTCTCCGGCTCGCTGGCGCTGATCGCGGACGCCGCCCACATGGCCACGGACGCCGTGGGGCTGGGCATGGCGCTGCTCGCCATCCATGTCGCCAACCGGCCCGCCGGCCGCAACCGGACCTTCGGCTACGCCCGCGCCGAGATCCTGGCGGCCCTCGCCAACTGTCTGCTGCTCCTCGGTGTCGGCGGCTTCCTGCTCTTCGAGGCGGTGGAGCGTTTCATCACACCCACCGAGACCCGCAGCGGGCTGACCGTCGTCTTCGCCCTCGTCGGCCTGGTGGCCAACATGGTCTCCCTCTCCCTGCTGGTCCGCGGACAGAAGGAGAGCCTCAACGTCCGCGGCGCCTATCTGGAGGTGCTGGCGGACGCGCTGGGCTCGGTCACGGTGCTCGTGTCGGCTGCCGTCATCATGGCCACGGGCTGGCAGTACGCGGACCCGATCGCCTCCCTGGCCATCGGCCTGATGATCGTGCCGCGCACGGTGCGGCTGCTGCGCGAGACGCTCGACGTGCTGCTGGAGGCGGCGCCCAAGGGCGTGGACATGGCCGAGGTGCGCGAGCACATCCTCGCCCTCCCGGGCGTCGAGGACGTGCACGACCTGCACGCCTGGACCATCACCTCGGGCATGCCGGTGCTCTCCGCCCACGTGGTGGTGAGCCGGGACGTGCTGGACGCGGTCGGGCACGAGAAGCTGCTGCACGAGCTCCAGGGCTGCGTCGGCGGGCACTTCGACGTCGAGCACTGCACCTTCCAGCTCGAACCGGTCGGTCACGCGGAGCACGAGGCGCGCCTCTGCCACTGAGCCGGGGCGGGCGGGTGCTGCCGGCGGTCCGGGGCGACGGGGTGCGGGGCTCGTGGGGCCGGGGCTGCGAGATCCGGGCCGGCGGGGTGCCGGGCTTGTGGGGTGCGGGGCGGCGGGGTGCGGGCCTGCGGGGGTGCCGGGCCGGAGTTCGGCTTCGAACATGCCTCCGCATATGGATTCAAGCCGACCTTCGGCGGGCCGGACGCCCCGGTGACGGCGCCCGTGCCGGACGGCCCGGGCGCGGCCGGGGGCGGCACGATCCGATATCCGGC
This window contains:
- a CDS encoding cation diffusion facilitator family transporter, yielding MGAGHDHGHTHGGPPPTGTAAAAHRGRLRIALTITLGVMVVEIVGGVLSGSLALIADAAHMATDAVGLGMALLAIHVANRPAGRNRTFGYARAEILAALANCLLLLGVGGFLLFEAVERFITPTETRSGLTVVFALVGLVANMVSLSLLVRGQKESLNVRGAYLEVLADALGSVTVLVSAAVIMATGWQYADPIASLAIGLMIVPRTVRLLRETLDVLLEAAPKGVDMAEVREHILALPGVEDVHDLHAWTITSGMPVLSAHVVVSRDVLDAVGHEKLLHELQGCVGGHFDVEHCTFQLEPVGHAEHEARLCH